In one window of Methanomicrobiales archaeon DNA:
- a CDS encoding EamA family transporter → MPSWSRNPLIFGLMTAALFGVGTPFSKLLLSEVHPLTLSALLYIGSGIGTLGLLLLVTRDGNGRAHREAALQRGDLPWLCGVIVFGGFLAPIALMNGLANTPAETAALLLNFEAVATTLIAASLFRESIGSRVWLALALVTASCIILSWDPQAIGGISIPALGVILSTVFWSLDNNVARNISAKDPIVIVSLKGLLGGSMAFAAALMLGAAWPDLNTTVAAMILGFTSFGGLTSMLFIHALRGIGTARSASLLAVSPLFGVTVSLLIFAEIPDLRFFLAAPVMACGVYLLVAERHSHEHRHEPLIHEHRHCHDDLHHNHEHSAETPPPGPDGEHSHLHRHPERVHDHPHRPDIHHRHLHRRS, encoded by the coding sequence ATGCCCTCCTGGTCGCGGAACCCGCTGATCTTCGGCCTGATGACCGCCGCCCTCTTCGGCGTCGGCACGCCATTCTCCAAGCTGCTGCTCTCCGAGGTCCATCCGCTGACCCTCTCCGCCCTCCTCTACATCGGGAGCGGAATCGGGACGCTCGGGCTCCTCCTGCTGGTCACGCGCGACGGAAACGGCAGGGCGCATCGGGAGGCGGCCCTGCAGCGCGGAGACCTGCCCTGGCTCTGCGGCGTGATCGTATTTGGCGGCTTCCTGGCCCCGATCGCCCTCATGAACGGGCTCGCGAACACCCCTGCGGAGACCGCCGCCCTCCTGCTGAACTTCGAGGCGGTGGCGACGACGCTCATCGCCGCGTCTCTCTTCCGCGAGTCGATCGGGAGCAGGGTCTGGCTGGCGCTCGCGCTCGTCACGGCGTCCTGCATCATCCTCTCCTGGGACCCGCAGGCGATCGGGGGCATCTCGATCCCGGCGCTCGGAGTGATCCTCTCGACCGTCTTCTGGTCGCTCGACAACAACGTCGCCCGCAACATCTCCGCCAAGGATCCGATCGTTATCGTCTCCCTGAAGGGGCTTCTCGGTGGATCGATGGCGTTTGCCGCCGCTCTCATGCTGGGGGCGGCCTGGCCGGACCTGAACACTACCGTTGCCGCGATGATCCTCGGGTTTACCAGTTTCGGCGGGCTCACGAGCATGCTCTTCATACACGCCCTGCGGGGGATCGGCACCGCCCGATCCGCATCGCTCCTCGCCGTCTCCCCCCTCTTCGGGGTGACGGTCTCCCTGCTGATCTTCGCGGAGATCCCCGACCTGCGGTTCTTCCTGGCCGCCCCGGTCATGGCGTGCGGTGTCTACCTGCTCGTCGCCGAACGGCACTCGCACGAGCACCGCCACGAGCCGCTGATCCACGAGCACCGCCACTGCCACGACGACCTCCACCACAACCACGAGCATTCGGCAGAGACGCCTCCCCCCGGGCCCGATGGCGAGCACTCCCACCTGCACCGCCACCCCGAGCGGGTGCACGACCATCCGCACCGCCCGGATATCCACCACCGCCACCTGCACCGCAGATCGTAG
- a CDS encoding amino acid ABC transporter permease — MDTATYFSVVLGPALVKGLWTTLALIAWTAPFGLLLGTGIAVGRQYGGPVLSRLCKAYVVFIKGTPLLLLLFILYFGLPSIGITFNAFVASVIGFVLCNAAYNSEYIRGGIKSVKEGQITAAQALGMTRMQSVREIVLPQALRRAIPGLSNEFIYLIKYSSLAYMITLVELSGAGKLVATKYFTYTETFLAIGLIYLALVSITTLAVHLLEKRVAIPGMLNGKSRATL, encoded by the coding sequence ATGGACACGGCGACCTACTTCTCCGTGGTTCTCGGGCCGGCGCTGGTAAAGGGTCTCTGGACCACGCTCGCGCTCATCGCATGGACTGCACCGTTCGGGCTCCTGCTCGGGACGGGGATCGCGGTCGGTCGGCAGTACGGCGGTCCGGTCCTCTCCCGCCTCTGCAAGGCCTACGTTGTATTCATCAAGGGCACCCCGCTCCTCCTCCTGCTCTTCATCCTCTACTTCGGGCTGCCCTCGATCGGGATCACCTTCAACGCCTTCGTCGCCTCGGTGATCGGCTTCGTCCTCTGCAACGCGGCGTACAACTCGGAGTACATCCGTGGCGGCATCAAATCGGTAAAAGAAGGCCAGATCACCGCCGCCCAGGCTCTGGGAATGACCCGGATGCAGTCCGTGCGGGAGATCGTGCTCCCCCAGGCATTGCGGAGGGCGATCCCCGGGCTCTCGAATGAGTTCATCTATCTGATCAAGTACTCGTCGCTTGCCTACATGATCACGCTCGTCGAGCTGAGCGGGGCGGGGAAACTGGTGGCGACGAAGTACTTCACCTATACCGAGACGTTCCTGGCGATCGGGCTGATATACCTTGCGCTCGTCTCCATCACCACGCTCGCCGTCCACCTCCTCGAGAAGAGGGTCGCCATTCCCGGCATGCTCAACGGGAAGAGCCGGGCAACCCTGTAA
- a CDS encoding amino acid ABC transporter ATP-binding protein, protein MEDDRCILRVEDIHKSFGDKEILRGVSFEVHKGETKVFIGPSGTGKSTLLRCINQLTPPDRGRVWLHGEEVTNCGHRIHHYRQRIGMVFQNFFLFDHLTALRNVEIALLKVKKMDPKAAREKALFELRQVGMEEWADHYPAELSGGQAQRVSIARALAMDPDVIMFDEPTSALDPELTREVLEVMKKLARQGMTMLVVTHEMGFACSVATEILFMEKGRIVEQGSPNDLLYDPRFTRAKGYLNQFSDVLERRA, encoded by the coding sequence ATGGAAGACGACAGGTGCATTCTGCGGGTGGAGGACATCCACAAGTCGTTTGGGGACAAGGAGATCCTGCGGGGTGTCTCCTTCGAGGTGCACAAGGGAGAGACCAAGGTCTTCATCGGCCCGTCGGGGACGGGGAAGAGCACGCTTCTTCGCTGCATCAACCAGCTCACCCCGCCCGATCGGGGCAGGGTCTGGCTGCACGGGGAGGAGGTGACGAACTGCGGCCACCGTATCCACCACTACCGCCAGCGGATCGGGATGGTCTTCCAGAACTTCTTCCTCTTCGATCACCTGACGGCACTGCGGAACGTGGAGATCGCGCTTCTCAAGGTGAAGAAGATGGATCCGAAGGCGGCCCGTGAGAAGGCGCTCTTCGAACTCCGCCAGGTGGGAATGGAGGAGTGGGCGGACCACTACCCGGCCGAACTCTCTGGCGGGCAGGCGCAGCGGGTTTCCATCGCGCGTGCGCTCGCCATGGATCCTGATGTGATCATGTTCGACGAACCGACGTCCGCGCTCGACCCGGAGCTGACGCGGGAGGTGCTGGAGGTGATGAAGAAGCTCGCGCGGCAGGGGATGACCATGCTCGTCGTCACCCACGAGATGGGGTTTGCCTGCTCGGTTGCGACCGAGATCCTCTTCATGGAGAAGGGCAGGATCGTGGAGCAGGGGTCGCCGAACGACCTCCTCTATGATCCGCGGTTCACACGGGCGAAGGGCTACCTGAACCAGTTCTCGGACGTCCTGGAGCGGAGGGCGTAG
- a CDS encoding amino acid ABC transporter permease codes for MDVFEILSIWTPYLLTGIGVTLGLVGIALFIGVTLGLPMALAQVYGGWPIRAATAAYVWFFRGLPILVLLFLFYFGIFPSIGLQDLSAFVVGAVVLGLRGAAYQSQIFRGAIQSIGEGQMIAAMSLGMPRGTAIRSIILPQAVRIALPGWSNEYPEILTDSAVCYAIGVAELLTRTSQIVAQTYVTIPIYLVCAFIFILLNYAGMRVITYAESRIAIPGFATTEG; via the coding sequence ATGGATGTTTTTGAGATCCTTTCCATCTGGACGCCGTATCTGCTGACGGGCATCGGCGTCACCCTCGGGCTGGTGGGTATTGCGCTCTTCATCGGGGTGACTCTCGGGCTGCCCATGGCTCTGGCGCAGGTGTACGGCGGGTGGCCGATCCGGGCCGCGACCGCCGCCTACGTATGGTTCTTCCGCGGTCTGCCCATCCTGGTGCTGCTCTTCCTCTTCTACTTCGGGATCTTCCCCAGCATAGGCCTTCAGGATCTCTCGGCCTTCGTGGTGGGAGCGGTGGTGCTCGGGCTTCGCGGGGCTGCCTACCAGTCCCAGATATTCCGCGGGGCGATTCAGTCCATTGGGGAGGGGCAGATGATCGCCGCCATGTCTCTCGGGATGCCCCGCGGCACCGCGATCCGCTCCATCATCCTGCCGCAGGCGGTCCGCATCGCGCTGCCCGGCTGGTCCAACGAGTACCCTGAGATCCTGACCGACTCCGCCGTCTGCTATGCGATCGGCGTGGCCGAACTCCTCACGCGGACGTCCCAGATCGTGGCGCAGACCTACGTGACCATTCCCATCTACCTGGTGTGCGCGTTCATCTTTATCCTGCTGAACTACGCCGGTATGCGGGTGATCACCTACGCGGAGAGTAGGATCGCCATTCCCGGCTTTGCGACGACGGAGGGCTAG
- a CDS encoding transporter substrate-binding domain-containing protein, which yields MNRKVLFPVLVLMAVVAALVAGCASTQTETPSQTTGPQQKTLIVGIDGEYPPYSYVNPDGSVAGFDVDSMRWIAEKKGLKVTFQPTAWDGIIPSLIAGKIDLIYSGMTITEERAQQVNFSIPYWQVNQSVSIHDDTDFTMDDFLGGTLKVGAQRGTTGAMWVEENLIEKGLMAENRLVLYDSFPLAATDLQNKRVDAIIYDTPPMLDAIAGKPLHIIGEIDTGELYGVAVRKTDPELLATINEGLTELMADPYWEDLKQKYEMD from the coding sequence ATGAACAGGAAAGTCCTTTTTCCGGTTCTGGTGCTCATGGCAGTAGTGGCAGCCCTCGTCGCGGGCTGTGCCAGCACGCAGACAGAGACCCCATCCCAGACGACGGGGCCCCAGCAGAAGACGCTGATCGTCGGCATCGACGGAGAGTATCCCCCCTACAGCTACGTCAACCCGGACGGCAGCGTCGCGGGGTTCGACGTGGACTCGATGCGCTGGATCGCCGAGAAGAAGGGGCTCAAGGTCACGTTCCAGCCGACTGCCTGGGACGGAATCATCCCCTCGCTCATTGCGGGCAAGATCGACCTGATCTACTCCGGTATGACGATCACCGAGGAGCGCGCCCAGCAGGTGAACTTCAGCATCCCCTACTGGCAGGTGAACCAGTCCGTCTCCATCCACGACGACACGGACTTCACCATGGACGACTTCCTGGGCGGCACCCTGAAAGTAGGCGCCCAGCGGGGCACGACGGGAGCGATGTGGGTCGAGGAGAACCTGATCGAGAAGGGCCTGATGGCGGAGAACAGGTTGGTCCTCTACGACAGCTTCCCGCTCGCTGCCACCGACCTGCAGAACAAGCGCGTGGATGCGATCATCTACGACACCCCGCCGATGCTCGATGCGATTGCCGGTAAGCCCCTGCACATCATCGGCGAGATCGACACGGGAGAGCTCTACGGGGTCGCCGTCCGCAAGACCGATCCCGAGCTCCTGGCGACCATCAACGAGGGGCTCACCGAGCTGATGGCGGATCCCTACTGGGAGGATCTGAAGCAGAAGTACGAGATGGATTGA
- a CDS encoding thiamine pyrophosphate-binding protein: MMRLSGGAEEMWLALWRCTVCGYVYDEERGEPVTDTLPGTPFESLPDDWRCPVCGAEKDAFERLPGEEVHAVAETTVSEVLVRELEAWDVEFVFGIPGSSSLGLVDAVRKSDKIRYIQVRHEENAAMAASAYNKLTGKIAVCLTIAGPGATNLTTGLYDAREDGAAVLSLNGQVEKQYTGPYNIQEIDQDAFFRPITVFNNTVYERSVAVLLLTRALKTAIMERGVAQLSVPNDIQKQRLDVRFCRRETCITDFHIVPDAAQLQRAIEAIDAAEDPLIIAGFGAYNDGELVLDLARRIQAPILTTYRAKGILPEDNEWVVGILGSVGSPQARELANGADLLITLGVGFSKLTAVPTDKPLVQVDINPVRLGKGSKGVPLWGNCRLVIPRLTAGVAPRPEKDVLSRIDRMKRAWADLLEREADPDAVPIRPPYIMKVLSETVPPDAVITVDVGENHWWFGRNFRMKRQRFTMSGYLATMGYGFPAAIAAKLAYPEKTVFCICGDGGFSMAMADFVTAVKYDLPMVIVVLNNHELAMIQVEQKLEHYPGFGTELTNPDFAAYAENCGGAGIRVERPAELRGAVLEAIRLNRPVIVDVETDPRRIV, translated from the coding sequence ATGATGCGCCTGTCTGGTGGAGCGGAGGAGATGTGGTTGGCTCTATGGCGATGCACGGTCTGCGGCTACGTCTACGACGAGGAGCGGGGAGAACCGGTGACGGATACCCTGCCGGGCACCCCGTTCGAGAGTCTGCCGGATGACTGGCGGTGCCCGGTCTGCGGTGCGGAGAAAGACGCATTCGAGCGCCTCCCCGGGGAAGAGGTGCACGCGGTGGCGGAGACGACCGTCTCGGAGGTTCTCGTCCGCGAACTGGAGGCCTGGGATGTGGAGTTTGTCTTCGGCATCCCCGGCTCCTCCTCCCTGGGCCTGGTGGACGCAGTACGGAAGAGCGATAAAATCCGCTACATCCAGGTCCGCCACGAGGAGAACGCAGCGATGGCAGCGTCCGCCTACAACAAGCTCACGGGAAAGATTGCCGTCTGCCTCACCATCGCCGGTCCCGGGGCCACTAACCTGACCACCGGACTCTACGATGCCCGGGAGGACGGGGCGGCGGTCCTCTCCCTGAACGGACAGGTGGAGAAGCAGTATACCGGACCCTACAACATCCAGGAGATCGACCAGGACGCGTTCTTCCGCCCGATCACGGTCTTCAACAACACCGTCTACGAGCGGAGCGTCGCGGTGCTCCTGCTCACCCGGGCGCTGAAGACGGCAATCATGGAGCGGGGTGTGGCCCAGCTCTCGGTCCCGAACGACATCCAGAAGCAGCGTCTGGATGTGCGATTCTGCCGCCGCGAGACCTGCATCACCGACTTCCACATCGTGCCCGACGCCGCGCAGCTGCAGAGGGCGATCGAAGCGATCGATGCGGCGGAGGATCCCCTCATCATCGCAGGATTTGGCGCCTACAACGACGGAGAACTGGTGCTCGACCTCGCGCGACGGATCCAGGCCCCGATCCTGACCACCTACCGCGCCAAGGGTATTCTCCCCGAGGACAACGAGTGGGTCGTCGGGATCCTGGGCTCGGTCGGGTCCCCGCAGGCGCGGGAACTCGCTAACGGGGCCGATCTCCTGATCACGCTCGGCGTCGGGTTCTCGAAGCTCACCGCCGTCCCCACGGACAAGCCGCTCGTCCAGGTGGATATCAATCCGGTCAGGCTGGGCAAGGGATCGAAGGGAGTGCCGCTCTGGGGCAACTGCCGCCTGGTCATCCCCCGGCTGACGGCCGGGGTGGCTCCACGGCCAGAAAAGGACGTTCTTTCCCGCATCGACCGGATGAAGCGTGCCTGGGCGGACCTGCTGGAGCGGGAGGCCGATCCGGATGCCGTTCCCATCCGCCCGCCCTACATCATGAAGGTCCTCTCCGAGACGGTTCCCCCCGACGCGGTGATCACCGTGGACGTGGGAGAGAACCACTGGTGGTTCGGACGGAACTTCCGGATGAAGCGGCAGCGGTTCACCATGTCCGGCTACCTGGCCACCATGGGATACGGGTTTCCCGCGGCGATCGCCGCCAAACTCGCCTATCCAGAGAAGACCGTCTTCTGCATCTGCGGCGACGGCGGGTTCTCCATGGCGATGGCGGACTTCGTGACGGCGGTGAAGTACGACCTCCCGATGGTCATCGTCGTCCTGAACAACCACGAGCTGGCGATGATCCAGGTGGAGCAGAAGCTGGAGCACTACCCCGGCTTTGGCACCGAACTCACGAACCCCGACTTTGCCGCCTACGCGGAGAACTGCGGGGGAGCGGGCATCCGCGTGGAGAGGCCTGCCGAGCTCCGCGGGGCGGTCCTGGAGGCTATCCGCCTGAACAGACCCGTCATCGTGGACGTGGAGACCGATCCGCGGAGGATAGTCTGA
- a CDS encoding protease inhibitor I42 family protein yields the protein MKIRHAAAAGLLALCLGSILLAGCLGSGIGSPEGNTTPKEAQVEGATYSFDTTNDGEAYYVGLNATVKLRLPENPSTGYGWQLNTTPGLVVTSDEYTPNRTAGEIVGGGGYHTWHMKATTEGIETISGIYKRPWEPTSGNETTFALHLWVVSGEAVPYLLLTMDANGSAVQVEPNQTFRILLPENPSTGYQWQMSIPSGLRLVEQGFVEPSEPMPGAGGFHYWDVTANGSGEQTIAAIYKRPFEPTSGNETRFELTIQVGNASIPATPTGMPARFSVFTAEDDGKTVEVPLEDEFNLRLPENPSTGYSWNLTLTPGLAVVADEYIPPSDSAPMLGAGGVRSWHIKAIGEGEHKVAAVYKQPFDPTSVEDTFSMNVTVT from the coding sequence ATGAAAATACGCCATGCTGCGGCAGCGGGCCTTCTCGCCCTCTGCCTCGGATCGATCCTGCTTGCCGGATGCCTGGGAAGCGGAATCGGGAGTCCGGAGGGCAACACGACCCCGAAGGAGGCCCAGGTTGAGGGTGCGACCTATAGCTTCGACACCACGAACGATGGCGAGGCCTACTACGTGGGTCTGAACGCAACGGTCAAGCTCCGGCTCCCCGAGAACCCGAGCACGGGATACGGGTGGCAGCTCAACACCACGCCCGGTCTGGTCGTCACCTCGGACGAGTACACCCCGAACCGGACTGCCGGGGAGATCGTGGGAGGGGGCGGATACCATACCTGGCACATGAAGGCGACGACCGAGGGCATCGAGACGATCAGCGGCATCTACAAGCGTCCCTGGGAACCGACCTCCGGCAACGAGACGACGTTTGCGCTGCACCTCTGGGTGGTCTCCGGCGAGGCCGTACCCTACCTGCTCCTGACCATGGACGCGAACGGATCCGCCGTCCAGGTGGAGCCCAACCAGACGTTCCGGATCCTGCTGCCGGAGAACCCGTCCACGGGCTACCAGTGGCAGATGAGCATCCCGTCGGGGCTGCGCCTGGTGGAGCAGGGATTCGTCGAGCCCTCCGAACCGATGCCGGGTGCAGGCGGATTCCACTACTGGGACGTCACCGCTAACGGGAGCGGCGAGCAGACGATCGCCGCGATCTACAAACGCCCCTTTGAGCCGACCTCCGGCAATGAGACCCGCTTCGAACTGACCATCCAGGTGGGGAACGCGTCGATCCCCGCCACGCCAACCGGCATGCCGGCGCGGTTCAGCGTGTTCACCGCGGAGGATGACGGGAAGACCGTAGAGGTGCCGCTTGAGGACGAGTTCAACCTGCGGCTGCCCGAGAACCCCTCCACCGGCTACTCCTGGAACCTCACCCTGACGCCGGGGCTTGCGGTCGTGGCAGACGAGTACATCCCGCCGTCCGACTCGGCCCCGATGCTGGGTGCGGGAGGCGTCCGCTCCTGGCATATCAAGGCGATCGGGGAGGGGGAGCATAAGGTCGCTGCCGTATACAAGCAACCCTTCGACCCGACCTCCGTCGAGGACACCTTCAGCATGAACGTCACCGTGACCTGA
- a CDS encoding NAD(P)H-dependent oxidoreductase yields MKILIVYYSWQGHTEKVATALRETLDADLERIVPQTESGMGSKAMKAALGLRAKIRPARTDLSDVDYLVVATPIWAGRVPPYINEYLAQVSGASGKPFSVLTESRSPGVAKAVAAVRGPLERKGMRFVSSASTLEANVDADAIDTVLAEFADTIRKARPARV; encoded by the coding sequence ATGAAAATTCTGATCGTCTACTACTCCTGGCAGGGCCACACCGAGAAGGTAGCGACCGCGCTTCGAGAGACGCTGGATGCCGATCTGGAGAGGATCGTTCCCCAGACGGAATCCGGTATGGGCTCCAAAGCGATGAAGGCAGCGCTCGGGCTGCGAGCGAAGATCCGCCCGGCCAGGACGGACCTGAGCGATGTGGACTACCTGGTCGTCGCGACGCCGATCTGGGCGGGCAGAGTGCCGCCCTATATCAACGAGTATCTGGCGCAGGTCTCGGGAGCGTCGGGAAAACCCTTCTCCGTGCTCACGGAATCGCGATCCCCGGGCGTGGCAAAGGCGGTGGCTGCCGTGCGGGGACCTCTGGAGAGGAAGGGCATGCGGTTTGTCTCATCCGCCTCCACCCTGGAGGCGAACGTCGATGCCGATGCCATCGATACCGTCCTCGCGGAGTTTGCCGATACCATCCGCAAGGCCAGGCCTGCCCGGGTATAG
- a CDS encoding fasciclin domain-containing protein → MALLFILLMSGAILISGCTTDTGPTTPTPTATTPAGNVTPTTTPAPAGQTIAEMVAEGERFETLAAALDAANLTEILDGQGPFTLFAPTDDAFEELPDGTVEALLADPEGDLRTVLLYHLVPGEYTAAEVANLTTLETVEGSNLTINVTGGQVTVDGAVAIVPDLQAENGIIHAIDAVMMPPSVDITVNLTAPTPTPTTGTPGGGGGY, encoded by the coding sequence ATGGCACTCCTGTTCATACTCCTGATGTCCGGGGCGATCCTGATCAGCGGATGCACCACGGATACGGGACCCACGACCCCGACACCGACGGCAACCACGCCTGCTGGAAACGTCACTCCCACGACGACCCCCGCCCCTGCGGGGCAGACCATCGCGGAGATGGTGGCCGAGGGAGAGCGGTTCGAGACCCTGGCTGCCGCCCTGGATGCGGCGAACCTGACAGAGATCCTGGACGGGCAGGGGCCGTTCACGCTCTTCGCCCCGACGGACGATGCCTTTGAAGAGCTTCCCGATGGAACGGTGGAGGCGCTGCTTGCAGACCCCGAGGGAGACCTGAGGACTGTGCTCCTCTACCATCTCGTCCCGGGAGAGTACACGGCTGCGGAAGTGGCAAACCTGACAACCCTCGAGACGGTCGAGGGGAGCAACCTGACGATCAACGTCACGGGAGGACAGGTGACCGTAGACGGCGCTGTGGCGATCGTCCCCGACCTGCAGGCGGAGAATGGCATCATCCACGCGATCGATGCGGTGATGATGCCGCCCTCGGTCGACATCACGGTGAATCTCACTGCCCCCACCCCGACACCGACCACCGGGACCCCGGGGGGTGGAGGAGGCTACTGA
- a CDS encoding radical SAM protein, protein MRRKADPAVALIYPYFRENDPVDLLFPPLGIASLASQLREFGIPTRIFDCTFETFSDAVERIAAFKPSIVGISVMVTLSGPAFRLRSALANRLPEALFLAGGPLPTVHPGPFADRFDAVFRGEADVTFPQFCRDYLALPEGGLEGLELSRYPGIYLHTRSGTLSLPPIHHPVSVLDTLPLPDRSDLPHSLYQRHWQTKAGCRATSILITRGCPFSCDFCSRPVWGDLFRKPSLDRVFEEIRQILALGYDRLWIADDCFTLDTEFLLSFCRRMIDERLPITWTCLSRVDRLNRQLAEQMRDAGCVRVYLGLESGSDQTLQLMGKRTTVADGISAARLFHAAGIETAGFFIVGYPGESVESIESTFSLALPLPLSSISFNVPLPLPGTPLFSRVMGDTPMTDWSHANEVRFLYPSEFDEAWLRNRIEDTLEKFGRRRAADATEGIDMHDAHGEGDGADPDRFGSLI, encoded by the coding sequence ATGAGACGGAAGGCGGATCCTGCTGTTGCCCTGATCTACCCCTATTTTCGGGAGAACGATCCCGTGGACCTGCTCTTCCCGCCGCTCGGCATCGCATCCTTGGCGAGCCAGCTGCGGGAGTTCGGGATTCCCACGCGGATCTTCGACTGCACCTTCGAGACGTTTTCGGACGCAGTGGAACGCATCGCCGCTTTCAAGCCGTCCATCGTGGGGATATCTGTGATGGTCACCCTGAGCGGACCGGCCTTCCGGCTGCGGTCGGCCCTTGCGAATCGGCTGCCGGAGGCCCTTTTTCTGGCGGGAGGCCCGCTTCCCACCGTACATCCTGGGCCGTTCGCCGATCGCTTCGATGCGGTCTTCCGGGGCGAGGCGGATGTGACCTTCCCCCAGTTCTGCCGGGACTACCTCGCCCTTCCGGAGGGGGGCCTGGAAGGCCTGGAGCTCTCGCGCTACCCCGGGATTTACCTGCACACCCGGAGCGGCACTCTCTCCCTGCCGCCCATTCACCACCCGGTGTCTGTCCTGGACACGCTCCCTCTGCCGGACCGGAGCGACCTGCCGCACAGCCTGTATCAGCGCCACTGGCAGACGAAGGCAGGGTGCAGGGCAACCAGCATCCTGATCACCCGGGGCTGCCCCTTCTCCTGCGACTTTTGTTCGCGCCCCGTCTGGGGGGACCTCTTTCGCAAACCCTCACTTGACCGGGTTTTCGAGGAGATCCGGCAGATCCTCGCCCTGGGCTACGACCGCCTGTGGATCGCGGACGACTGCTTCACCCTGGATACGGAGTTCCTTCTGTCTTTCTGCCGAAGGATGATCGATGAGCGTCTGCCGATCACCTGGACCTGTCTGTCCCGCGTCGATCGGCTGAACCGGCAGCTTGCGGAGCAGATGCGGGATGCCGGCTGCGTCCGGGTATACCTGGGCCTGGAGTCCGGGAGCGACCAAACGCTCCAGCTGATGGGGAAGCGCACTACGGTCGCGGATGGCATCTCCGCCGCACGGCTGTTCCATGCAGCCGGGATCGAGACGGCGGGATTCTTCATCGTCGGCTACCCCGGAGAGAGCGTCGAGTCCATCGAGAGCACGTTCAGCCTCGCGCTCCCCCTCCCCCTCTCGTCCATCTCCTTCAACGTGCCCCTCCCTCTTCCGGGGACGCCACTCTTCTCCCGCGTGATGGGGGACACCCCCATGACGGACTGGAGCCACGCCAATGAGGTGCGATTCCTGTATCCCTCGGAGTTCGACGAAGCCTGGCTTCGCAATCGGATCGAGGATACTCTGGAGAAGTTCGGCCGCAGAAGGGCTGCTGACGCGACGGAGGGCATCGATATGCACGATGCACACGGGGAGGGTGACGGGGCGGACCCGGACCGCTTCGGATCCTTAATATAG
- a CDS encoding CPBP family intramembrane metalloprotease, whose amino-acid sequence MAWFGLDRMANENPIGLALLLWLIFLTTLVFAGVMQILLRLPTLGQLLAADLILSGVAILLLTALGWWKECGLLTLGCLRHLPIYLLPLVAAFLPFLEGIEVTDPWTIVTYAVLMLLVGFAEETFFRGLILRSLRPVGLYLAVILSALLFGLPHLLNALSGLWDPVFTLVDSLAAVGIGITFAAFVVRTGSLWPPILLHALINFNSLLVQGSIAVPPQALSSLVQTAILGAVFSLYGLYLLRPGQVRRSPPEDPGR is encoded by the coding sequence ATGGCGTGGTTCGGGCTGGATCGGATGGCGAACGAAAATCCGATCGGACTGGCGCTCCTCCTGTGGCTTATCTTTCTGACAACTCTCGTCTTCGCCGGCGTCATGCAGATCCTGCTCCGCCTCCCCACGCTCGGGCAGCTCCTCGCCGCCGACCTCATCCTCTCCGGCGTGGCGATTCTCCTCCTCACTGCCCTTGGATGGTGGAAGGAGTGCGGGCTCCTGACCCTGGGCTGTCTGCGCCACCTCCCGATCTACCTGCTCCCCCTGGTCGCCGCGTTCCTGCCCTTTCTGGAGGGCATCGAGGTCACGGATCCGTGGACCATCGTCACGTACGCAGTGCTCATGCTCCTCGTGGGATTTGCCGAGGAGACGTTCTTCCGCGGGCTGATCCTTCGGTCGCTCCGTCCCGTGGGCCTCTACCTGGCCGTCATCCTATCCGCCCTGCTCTTCGGGCTGCCCCATCTCCTCAACGCCCTGAGCGGGCTGTGGGATCCCGTATTCACCCTCGTGGACAGCCTGGCCGCAGTGGGAATCGGCATCACCTTTGCCGCATTCGTGGTGCGGACGGGGAGTCTCTGGCCGCCCATCCTCCTGCACGCCCTGATCAACTTCAACAGCCTGCTGGTCCAGGGAAGCATTGCCGTGCCGCCGCAGGCTCTCTCGTCCCTCGTCCAGACCGCGATCTTGGGGGCAGTCTTCAGCCTCTACGGCCTGTACCTGCTCCGTCCGGGGCAGGTGCGGAGGTCTCCGCCGGAGGACCCGGGGCGGTAA